One region of Plasmodium gaboni strain SY75 chromosome 6, whole genome shotgun sequence genomic DNA includes:
- a CDS encoding hypothetical protein (conserved Plasmodium protein, unknown function), which yields MNSKTLEILNLMDEKSFKKCEKLINVGLKSKKNERVYLLLKCLLHSYLNEIKECKNILNNIDSDELDENMFYILVNIYSNINEEVKLIDIYEDVLKKVDVNKNNNTNLKCVNKNKMDSERILKNLFDYCLNNCFYKRGNQICLKLYKSTNDSKYLLYNSLLLYMNNADNNINVYNLCLNFLKNYQCLNTDKIIENFSFFLILFFLNIKRRKFQECLDISEYAHKNDYLLHPLQYNIYKLYTYLIFNQLDKCIDIVTYLIKEIPENTDYYILYMDIVIHLLNKQDEMIIHHLAYQKNENNIFHNYKKNDLMYIEFCKKCFINTYIKNKTSTKFIPTDISDFWKNIIQTQNGTIHYNNDNNINIKNNNMNNMNNNNHDHNYHYYMDDLIQEIIDDIFSIYKNVYNKISNYQYKETYNKNIQYNESEFFHIINMLDNNIKNYKEDISLIYKNINTIKAFLYFLFIFILKESENYQLLYYIKNYISFLNDDMVSILIIFLTCMRNIIYSLIQDALKNIKSSNHNNIQTNTQTQSPKETEEIKYSKRKILNYYKQIYNFEKLLYILYKNDVSKSFNRLLSLYYEVTNVVIITDDNMVTLLVEMALYLDKCNVYKTNNHLSINKNIYTMLSKFFGIHDMKMEISEYKSVQDFLNLIDYSNEGINNNHMNDINNMNNVNNMKNMNNMYSINNNVDHNYIMSNNFSYNILSELNDLEKKKKKHISHDIKLIHRGYYLIALSLLKYAHQYNMKLTNNNNEEKKKKPVLNNEYINVLVLKIYLNNIIGNFSNLSMITEKLNIKNIQLITFSPILFMHTYYYSYYDTYIDKILKNILNYYTVQQSTLKNTIPKCFQNNSSFKINEIINSYFLNSSNIMMYYIKLIYLFKKQIEAQKGVFHFHLFSSLKNFYLSDLEHVTKFPISKEYNNNNNNINGNYNNNNINNNKGIKGHAQIKLIKDRNNQNNKDNSINNYSSTNNYSSTNNYSSTNNDSLTNNDSLTNNDNSTNNDNSTNNDNSTNNDSNCCEDTLDTDINEPPNKEEKKYTKQKIILKKDNIIQKIMFGENKNFPLYLLIKLNNDNINETYPFKELYSKLLLNKYHFLIIDNQVVLMKYNIPSFHFSFYKSFDTFFFNNILYESLDDMDHFQYLKKIKVLTPSEVCGVHMIRDIKTIYPMIFLSNFYNNKGSVQIASHEHVSNITKMTDLFGIPSISTDKYFHCQHEQMKNIHKDYTNDYTIHNSLNYKNKICECNSDDIVSYENLKKYADYSIKSHEVNFYTNPNTYVSLDKDNYIYKNKYIFRQNKYNDQFNQYSKYSPFDNCLTDLFNYPIQMIYINSIILNTITYIFHKAYYFNTFQEDKIKKKKLKKVKCAYSYLLYIIYYYELTEYEKEPSDNNTELLPMNAKQNITNVNNYMDMNYINIISNNHHKNENIHNNNNMNNHINNNKNNNNNNNNNNSCNNHINYNNYNNHVNYNNDLYEYSDLLLDQKKKCTVIKNKTNYQYDSNQSFLFNEKLGYYPYIDNHDNLQAAFHNDIYTYISCMHYKCSLAIIYMYLEILEDKDIYESVNTIQSLYNDIYIYLFNNIHYYQKILTNDNSYQIINLSCLFKHYNYLVQNITIFSLIIQSIYMDKKKITSHNNNDNIKNLVHTQINLLTTLNQKLNSLLNILENYTSQATVCPSFLQNSEHEVVKEITLFYKNHVTNLCNKINNKINIIKGYA from the coding sequence ATGAATTCCAAGACGTTggaaatattaaatttgATGGATGAGAAATCCTTTAAAAAGTGCGagaaattaataaatgtaGGACTTAAgagtaaaaaaaatgaaagagtttatttattattaaaatgtttaCTACATTCCtatttaaatgaaataaaagaatGTAAAAACATTCTGAACAATATAGATTCTGATGAATTAGATgaaaatatgttttatatattagtaaatatatatagtaatataaatgaagaagtaaaattaatagatatatatgaagatgtattaaaaaaggtcgatgttaataaaaataataatactaatttaaaatgtgtaaataaaaataaaatggaTTCAGAAAggatattaaaaaatttgtttgattattgtttaaataattgtttttataaaagaGGTAATCAAATATgtttaaaattatataaaagtacAAATGATagtaaatatttattatataatagtttattattatatatgaataatgcagataataatattaatgtttataatttatgtttaaattttttaaaaaattatcagTGTTTAAATACTGATAAAATTATTGaaaatttttctttttttttaatattattttttttaaatataaaaagaagaaaatttCAAGAATGTTTAGATATAAGTGAATATGCTcataaaaatgattatttattacatccattacaatataatatatataaattatataccTATCTAATATTTAATCAGTTGGATAAATGTATAGATATAGTaacatatttaattaaagAAATACCAGAAAATACagattattatattttatacatgGATATTgttattcatttattaaataaacaaGATGAAATGATAATACATCATTTAGCttatcaaaaaaatgaaaataatatatttcataattataaaaaaaatgatttaatgtatatagaattttgtaaaaagtgttttattaatacatatattaaaaataaaacaagTACAAAATTTATTCCTACGGATATATCAGATTTTTGGAAGAATATAATCCAAACACAAAATGGTACCATCCATTACAAcaatgataataatataaacataaaaaataataatatgaataatatgaataataataatcatgatcataattatcattattatatggaTGATCTAATACAAGAAATTATAGATGATatattttccatatataaaaatgtatataataaaatatcaaattatcaatataaagaaacttataataaaaacatacaatataatgaatcagaattttttcatataattaatatgttagataataacataaaaaattataaagaagatatttcattgatatataaaaatatcaatACCATTAAAGCATTTctatatttcttatttatatttattttaaaagaatcTGAAAATTATCagttattatattatatcaaaaattatattagTTTTCTAAATGATGATATGGTATccatattaataatttttctaaCATGTATGAGAAATATTATCTATTCATTAATTCAAGATgcattaaaaaatataaaatcatcaaatcataataatatacaaacAAATACACAAACACAATCTCCAAAAGAAACAGaagaaattaaatatagtaaaagaaaaatattaaactattataaacaaatatataattttgaaaagctattatatatattatacaaaaatGATGTATCTAAATCATTCAATAGATTATTATCCTTATATTATGAAGTAACTAATGTTGTAATTATAACAGATGATAATATGGTTACCTTATTAGTTGAAATGGCTTTATATTTAGATAAATGCaatgtatataaaacaaaCAATCATTTAagtattaataaaaatatttatactaTGTTGTCAAAATTTTTTGGTATACATGATATGAAGATGGAAATTAGTGAATATAAAAGTGTGCAagattttttaaatttaattgattattcaaatgaaggaataaataacaatcatatgaatgatataaataatatgaataatgtgaataatatgaaaaatatgaataatatgtatagtataaacaataatgttgatcataattatataatgtcaaataatttttcttataatattttatcagAACTAAATGATttagaaaagaaaaaaaaaaaacatatatcacatgatataaaattaatacataGAGGATATTATTTGATTGCATTAAgtttattaaaatatgcTCATCAGtataatatgaaattaacaaataataataatgaagaaaaaaaaaaaaaaccagtattaaataatgaatatataaatgtattagtattaaaaatatatctaaataatattatagGTAACTTTTCTAATCTTTCAATGATTAcagaaaaattaaatattaaaaatatacaactaataacattttcaccaatattatttatgcatacatattattattcttattatgatacatatatagataaaatattaaaaaatatattaaattattatactGTTCAACAAAGTACTCTAAAAAATACCATACCGAAATGTTTTCAAAAtaattcttcatttaaaattaatgaaattattaattcttattttttaaattcatCTAACATTATgatgtattatataaaattaatatatctatttaaaaaacaaattgAGGCACAAAAAGGAGTTTTCcattttcatctttttAGCAGTTTGAAAAATTTCTATTTAAGTGACCTTGAACATGTTACTAAGTTTCCCATATCAAAggaatataataataataataataatattaatgggaactataacaataataatattaataataataaaggaATTAAGGGCCATGCACAAATAAAACTTATAAAAGATAGAAATAAccaaaataataaagataattcaattaataattatagtTCAACTAATAATTATAGTTCAACTAATAATTATAGTTCAACTAATAATGATAGTTTAACTAATAATGATAGTTTAActaataatgataattcaactaataatgataattcaactaataatgataattcAACTAATAATGATAGTAATTGTTGTGAAGATACATTAGACACTGATATAAATGAACCACCAAACAAGgaagaaaagaaatacacaaaacaaaaaataattttaaaaaaagataatataatacaaaaaataatgtttggtgaaaataaaaatttcccattatatttattaattaaattaaacaatgataatataaatgaaacatatccttttaaagaattatattccaaattgttattaaataaatatcattttttaattatagATAATCAAGTAGTtttaatgaaatataatattccatcatttcatttttctttttataaatcatttgacacattcttttttaataatatattatacgAATCATTAGATGATATGGATCATTTTcaatatttgaaaaaaattaaagtATTAACACCTTCAGAAGTATGTGGAGTACATATGATAAGAGATATAAAAACTATATATCCTATGATATTCTTATCTAacttttataataataaaggaAGTGTTCAGATAGCTAGTCACGAACATGTATctaatataacaaaaatgaCTGATCTATTTGGTATTCCATCAATTAGTACTGACAAATATTTCCATTGTCAACATGaacaaatgaaaaatattcataagGACTATACCAATGATTATACAATTCATAATTcattaaattataaaaataaaatatgtgAATGTAATAGTGATGATATTGTCTCatatgaaaatttaaaaaaatatgcaGATTATTCAATAAAATCACATGAAGTCAACTTTTACACAAATCCTAATACATACGTATCATTAGATAaagataattatatttataaaaataaatatatttttagacagaataaatataatgatcAATTTAATCAATACTCAAAATATTCTCCTTTTGATAATTGCTTAACTGATCTTTTTAATTATCCAATacaaatgatatatataaattctATCATACTCAATAcaattacatatatatttcacaaggcatattattttaatacattCCAAGAggataaaataaaaaaaaaaaaacttaaGAAAGTAAAATGTGCATATTCctatttgttatatattatttattattatgaattGACTGAATATGAAAAGGAACCtagtgataataatacaGAACTCTTACCTATGAATGCCAAACAAAATATTACTAATgttaataattatatggacatgaattatatcaatattataagtaataatcatcataaaaatgaaaatattcataataataataatatgaataatcacattaacaacaacaaaaataataataataataataataataataacagttgtaataatcatattaattacaataattataataatcatgttaattataataacgatttatatgaatattcAGATCTTTTATTAGAtcaaaaaaagaaatgtACAGTcatcaaaaataaaactaACTATCAATATGATTCTAATCAATCATTTCTCTTCAATGAAAAATTAGGATACTACCCATACATAGACAATCATGATAATTTACAAGCTGCTTTTcataatgatatatatacatatatttcttGTATGCATTATAAATGCTCATTAGccattatttatatgtacttagaaatattagaagacaaagatatatatgaatCGGTTAACACTATACAATCTTTATAcaatgatatatatatatatttattcaataacatacattattatcaaaagATATTAACTAATGATAATTCCTACCAGattattaatttatcttgtttatttaaacattataattatcttGTTCAAAATATCACCATCTTCTCATTAATAATACAatcaatatatatggataaaaaaaaaattacttcacacaataataatgataatatcAAAAATTTAGTCCATACAcaaattaatttattaacaaccttaaatcaaaaattaaattCCTTGTTAAATATTCTAGAGAATTATACCTCGCAAGCAACTGTTTGCCCTTCATTCTTACAGAACTCAGAGCATGAAGTGGTCAAAGAAATCACCttgttttataaaaacCATGTTACTAATTTGtgtaataaaattaataataaaattaatattatcaaagGTTATGCATAA